The genome window AACAAAATTGCATCTTCGCTAGTTTTAACAGTCGCCGTTCTCGGAGTACCCAACAGCAAAGATATTTCCCCAAAAAACTCCCCCTCGTGAAGCGTAGCAATATACTGACCAGCTTTTTGAGAAAGAACTTCTACAGTACCCGAAAGAATAATATAAAAAGAATCCCCAGGGTCATTTTCTTTACATACAACTTGTCCCGCTGGAAACAGTTGTCGGTAGCCGTATTCAATTAACTGTCGCAGTTCTAAATCCGTACACTGTTCAAAATAAGTTACTCGCCGCAACAAATCTCGCAGCGTCCAATTATTAGGGGATTTAGGTACTGAATTTTTCGGTTCAGAAAGGGTGGAATTAGATTTTAAATCTGCTGAATGTTTGGCATTCTGCGGAAAAACTTGTCCGTTGGAATTATCGTCTTTGTGATTGTAAAAAAGTTGAGTTAACTCTTGCGGGTTTCGCAGCCACAAATCCCGCTGGGGAAAGGGAATTTCGATATTCCGGTGGCGCAATTCGTAATCTATTAAAAAATTTACTGCACTTTTAATGGCATCGCTTTCCTGCGGCTGGTCAATCCAAACTAAAAGTTCAAAATTTAAAGCGTTATCTCCAAAACCGTGAAACCATACTTTAGGAGAAGGATGGGACAAGACATTCGATTCCATCCGCGCCGCAATTAATAGCGCTTCCGTAACTATTACGGGGTCAGATCCGTAAGCAACGCCGACGGGGATGTGGAGGCGGCATCTGGGATCTCTGTAACTCCAGTTAATAATGTTAGTTTCGACAAACTTAATATTTGGTATGATTACAAATAGACCGTCAATTGTTTTAATAATGGTAGAGCGGATTGAAATTGTTTCTACTGTTCCTAATAACTTGTCTATTTCAATAAAGTCTCCGACTCTAATTTGGTGCTCGAATAGCAGGGTGAGACCGCTGATAAAGTTGCTGGCGAGATTTTGCAAGCCGAAGCCAAAACCAATGCCGACAACCCCAGCCAAGACGGTGAGAGAAGTGAGGTTGATGCCGGCACTTTGCAGGACGAATATACAGCCAATAGTTGCTAAAATATAGCTAATGATGGTGGAAATTGCTTCTCGACTGCCGCGATCCAATCTCATCCGAACTAGCACGCTGCGCTTGATTCCTTCGCTGATAATCTTAGCTATAATCAAGGCAAATATAGCTAAAATTATCAGTTTAACGATCGCACTGATGGACAGATGAGCGTCCCCGATATAGAAGAGGGGGGTTGTTGTCGCACCAGACAAATTTTC of Oscillatoria nigro-viridis PCC 7112 contains these proteins:
- a CDS encoding cyclic nucleotide-binding domain-containing protein; translation: MNSITAGADRFFENLSGATTTPLFYIGDAHLSISAIVKLIILAIFALIIAKIISEGIKRSVLVRMRLDRGSREAISTIISYILATIGCIFVLQSAGINLTSLTVLAGVVGIGFGFGLQNLASNFISGLTLLFEHQIRVGDFIEIDKLLGTVETISIRSTIIKTIDGLFVIIPNIKFVETNIINWSYRDPRCRLHIPVGVAYGSDPVIVTEALLIAARMESNVLSHPSPKVWFHGFGDNALNFELLVWIDQPQESDAIKSAVNFLIDYELRHRNIEIPFPQRDLWLRNPQELTQLFYNHKDDNSNGQVFPQNAKHSADLKSNSTLSEPKNSVPKSPNNWTLRDLLRRVTYFEQCTDLELRQLIEYGYRQLFPAGQVVCKENDPGDSFYIILSGTVEVLSQKAGQYIATLHEGEFFGEISLLLGTPRTATVKTSEDAILFVVERHDLQKLLREQPNLADQIAQKLSERQQALRNLGLLDGDSLEQTPFIKIRKRIQVLFGI